In Helianthus annuus cultivar XRQ/B chromosome 9, HanXRQr2.0-SUNRISE, whole genome shotgun sequence, the following are encoded in one genomic region:
- the LOC110875476 gene encoding uncharacterized protein LOC110875476 has protein sequence MNVVSINIRGIGNVEKGDWIRNIRIRNGAAFVLIQETQFASLEGFNISRFWGNDNYGMECVDATGRSGGLVTLWDNKKYNSVSVLKNRYFLSLGGIVKESGKELCVINVYAPQKPADKKVLWVKLARFLDNYRGMVIIGGDFNCVRNRDERRNSKFNVGSASDFNEFLEEVGLHEYGLRGRKFMYVTGNKCSRIDRIFVSWDVLSEWPNAKYRALDREKSDHSPLILKVEDRNYGPKPFKFFNSWLHRKDFDDVVSKACLDYNGRGDPDKDSVNKEEEVEYASLSKEVNDLDEIVEERDLVEAEQWIYWEAKVRLKELEEFKAKDLRQKSRVKWAKEGDENTSFFHSVINKRRVSNAIPGLVVNGVG, from the exons ATGAATGTGGTCTCGATTAATATTAGAGGTATAGGGAATGTTGAAAAAGGTGATTGGATTCGTAATATTCGTATTCGAAATGGAGCGGCTTTTGTTTTGATACAGGAGACTCAATTCGCTAGTTTGGAAGGGTTTAACATTAGCAGGTTCTGGGGTAATGATAATTATGGTATGGAATGCGTAGACGCGACCGGTAGATCGGGAGGATTGGTTACGCTATGGGATAATAAGAAGTACAATTCGGTTTCGGTGCTTAAAAATCGGTATTTTTTGTCTTTGGGTGGGATAGTGAAAGAAAGTGGCAAAGAATTATGTGTCATCAACGTTTATGCTCCACAAAAGCCGGCGGACAAGAAGGTGTTATGGGTTAAATTGGCGCGTTTTCTTGATAACTATAGAGGGATGGTGATTATTGGAGGCGATTTTAATTGTGTACGGAATAGAGACGAGCGTAGAAACTCCAAATTTAATGTGGGCTCGGCTAGTGACTTTAACGAGTTTTTGGAAGAGGTTGGTCTCCATGAATATGGTTTACGTGGTCGTAAGTTTATGTATGTGACGGGGAACAAATGTAGTCGCATTGACCGGATTTTCGTTTCCTGGGATGTCTTGTCCGAGTGGCCAAATGCCAAGTACCGGGCTTTGGATAGGGAAAAATCGGATCACAGTCCGCTTATTTTGAAGGTGGAAGATCGTAATTATGGTCCTAAACCTTTCAAGTTTTTCAATTCGTGGCTTCATAGGAAAGACTTCGATGATGTGGTGTCTAAAGCTTGTTTGGATTATAATGGTAGGGGAGATCCTGAT AAGGATTCGGTTAACAAAGAGGAAGAGGTTGAATATGCTAGTTTGTCTAAGGAAGTGAATGATCTGGACGAGATAGTTGAGGAGCGGGACCTGGTTGAAGCCGAACAATGGATCTACTGGGAAGCCAAAGTTAGATTAAAAGAATTAGAAGAGTTCAAAGCCAAAGATTTGCGACAAAAATCGAGGGTGAAATGGGCGAAGGAAGGGGATGAGAATACGAGCTTTTTTCACAGTGTTATTAATAAACGAAGAGTCTCTAATGCGATTCCGGGGTTGGTTGTCAATGGGGTTGGGTAA